Proteins co-encoded in one Methanomassiliicoccales archaeon genomic window:
- a CDS encoding dihydrolipoyl dehydrogenase, protein MFEKKYDLIVIGSGAGMNVAARARGKDYKVALVEHGTMGGTCLNRGCIPSKIMIYPADVVREIEHAQKLGVNASIKDLDFKLVRKRMMDLVLGDRHQMEEGVAEDESLDYYHETGEFVGKHILKVGEKKITAPKIMIACGVRTRIPNINGLQKTGYQTSETIFDIKDIPNSLIILGGGYKACEFAHFFSTFGTKVTIVGHNRRLIPKEEPEASELVKNTLGRYMEVHTNRDTAEVWSDSGEKVVVHEDRDVGESLESRAEEILVTTGVISNAPLLHPENTGVNLDDKGYIIVNEYLETSQPGIWAFGDVLGRTMYRHTANYQSDVAWINAYGDMKVKLDEHAVPHAIFTYPQVAGVGMTLAEVMESGRPVLVGHSSYDSTAKGYAMADEDSFVKVILDGNTLEILGATVAGPHAAILVQPIVYLMNCGDRTYRPLAASQIIHPALSEVVAAAFGKLHDPRHHHEHEHQH, encoded by the coding sequence ATGTTTGAGAAGAAGTATGACCTCATAGTTATCGGCTCAGGCGCAGGGATGAACGTTGCCGCCAGGGCTAGGGGAAAGGATTACAAGGTGGCGTTGGTGGAGCACGGTACCATGGGTGGTACCTGTCTCAACCGAGGCTGCATTCCTAGCAAGATCATGATTTATCCGGCTGACGTGGTGAGGGAGATCGAACACGCCCAAAAGCTGGGAGTGAATGCAAGCATCAAGGACCTCGATTTCAAGTTGGTTCGCAAGAGGATGATGGATCTGGTGCTCGGGGACAGACACCAGATGGAAGAGGGAGTGGCTGAGGACGAGAGTCTTGACTATTACCATGAGACCGGGGAGTTCGTGGGCAAGCATATTTTGAAAGTGGGGGAGAAGAAGATCACGGCTCCCAAGATCATGATCGCATGTGGCGTGCGGACGAGGATTCCAAACATTAATGGTTTGCAAAAGACGGGATACCAGACATCTGAGACGATATTCGACATCAAGGACATACCAAATAGCCTTATCATCTTGGGCGGGGGTTACAAGGCCTGTGAGTTCGCTCATTTCTTCTCGACTTTTGGCACAAAGGTGACCATCGTGGGCCACAACCGCAGGCTAATTCCGAAAGAAGAGCCCGAGGCCAGCGAGCTGGTCAAGAACACCTTAGGTCGCTACATGGAGGTGCACACCAATAGGGATACAGCCGAGGTGTGGTCTGACTCCGGGGAGAAGGTCGTCGTTCACGAGGATCGTGACGTGGGGGAATCGTTGGAGTCAAGGGCCGAGGAGATTCTGGTCACAACAGGCGTGATAAGCAACGCTCCTCTCCTTCACCCGGAGAATACAGGCGTCAATCTGGATGACAAAGGGTACATCATCGTCAACGAGTACCTAGAGACAAGCCAGCCCGGGATATGGGCGTTCGGAGATGTTCTGGGGAGAACCATGTACAGGCATACCGCCAATTACCAGAGCGACGTGGCCTGGATCAACGCATACGGAGACATGAAAGTGAAGCTCGACGAGCATGCTGTTCCCCACGCGATCTTCACATATCCTCAGGTGGCAGGTGTTGGAATGACACTTGCAGAGGTCATGGAATCTGGACGTCCTGTGCTGGTGGGACACAGCAGTTACGACAGCACCGCCAAGGGCTATGCTATGGCCGACGAGGACAGTTTCGTGAAGGTCATCCTCGATGGAAACACGCTTGAGATACTGGGAGCCACCGTGGCCGGTCCCCACGCCGCAATACTTGTGCAGCCCATAGTCTATCTGATGAACTGTGGTGATCGAACCTACAGACCTCTGGCTGCAAGCCAGATCATCCATCCCGCGCTAAGTGAAGTGGTGGCTGCCGCGTTCGGCAAGCTTCACGATCCAAGGCACCATCATGAACACGAGCATCAGCATTGA
- a CDS encoding PHP domain-containing protein: MMSRADIHVHTRYSGVGKLGPLRFPESISDPKDVVKKAHSMGFRVVCITDHNSIEGALIAKENAKSYKDIDVVVGEEITSVDGEIIGLFLSEEIPSGLSIEETIRRIREQGGLVIAPHPFSLHCPALGSRISELDIDGIEILNAGHIDGYANNKASEWSDQRLWANLGGSDSHTLSTIGDAYTLFEGETAEDLRRSILKKSTDVRGGAWRLEKAIHWSIGVVLTSDVLLLKSMLGLIREADMHDPIVSKIRVMKTGKKVLALMGSILYLLPPIPFLCGITGKQFLKRKARIQQTERKR, translated from the coding sequence ATGATGTCGAGGGCCGACATCCATGTCCACACTCGGTACTCGGGTGTTGGGAAGCTCGGACCGCTTCGGTTCCCCGAGTCCATCTCAGATCCTAAGGACGTGGTCAAGAAGGCCCACTCCATGGGATTCAGGGTAGTCTGCATAACGGACCACAACTCCATAGAGGGAGCTCTAATAGCAAAGGAGAACGCCAAATCCTACAAAGACATCGATGTCGTGGTCGGAGAGGAGATCACTTCCGTTGATGGCGAGATCATCGGTCTGTTTCTCAGCGAGGAAATTCCTTCTGGACTTTCGATCGAAGAGACGATCCGAAGGATAAGGGAACAGGGAGGATTGGTAATCGCCCCTCATCCCTTCAGCCTTCACTGCCCCGCATTGGGTAGTAGAATTAGTGAACTGGACATCGACGGAATAGAGATTCTGAACGCGGGTCACATCGACGGCTATGCCAACAACAAGGCCTCCGAATGGAGCGATCAAAGGCTATGGGCCAACCTGGGAGGAAGCGATTCCCACACTCTCAGCACCATTGGAGACGCGTATACTCTTTTCGAAGGGGAGACCGCTGAGGACCTCAGGAGATCCATTCTGAAGAAGAGCACCGATGTCAGGGGTGGCGCCTGGCGCCTGGAGAAGGCCATCCACTGGAGCATTGGTGTCGTGCTGACTTCAGACGTGCTACTTCTCAAGTCGATGCTCGGACTTATCCGCGAGGCGGACATGCACGATCCCATCGTTTCCAAGATAAGGGTCATGAAGACCGGCAAGAAGGTACTTGCTCTAATGGGTTCAATCCTCTATCTCTTACCACCTATCCCATTCCTGTGCGGGATCACAGGCAAGCAGTTTCTCAAGAGAAAGGCCCGCATCCAGCAGACTGAAAGAAAGCGTTGA